A region of Plantactinospora sp. BC1 DNA encodes the following proteins:
- a CDS encoding ABC transporter ATP-binding protein — protein sequence MRDDPVSVPADAGSPAPVPPDVVIDFHGVGVLRSGTPLLRDVTWRVWPDERWVVLGPNGAGKTTLLNLAAGRLHPTTGLVHALGERIGRTDLAELRTRIGLTTAALAERVPAEERVRDVVLTAAWSVVGRWREQYDEMDEARANALLGQLGVLALADRTYGTLSEGERKRTQIARALMTDPELLLLDEPAAGLDLGGREDLVARLAGLAHDPDAPALVLVTHHVEEIPPGFSHALLLREGGVVAQGPLTETVTGEYLSKTFGLPLVVERSGDRFTARAA from the coding sequence GTGCGTGATGATCCGGTTTCCGTCCCCGCCGACGCCGGCTCCCCGGCACCGGTACCCCCGGACGTGGTGATCGACTTCCACGGCGTCGGCGTACTGCGCTCCGGCACTCCACTCTTGCGTGACGTGACCTGGCGGGTGTGGCCGGACGAGCGCTGGGTGGTGCTCGGGCCCAACGGCGCGGGCAAGACCACCCTGCTCAACCTGGCGGCCGGGCGGCTGCACCCGACCACCGGCCTGGTGCACGCGCTCGGCGAGCGGATCGGGCGCACCGACCTGGCCGAGCTGCGTACCCGGATCGGGCTGACCACGGCGGCGCTGGCCGAACGGGTCCCGGCGGAGGAGCGGGTCCGCGACGTCGTGCTGACCGCCGCCTGGTCGGTGGTGGGCCGCTGGCGCGAGCAGTACGACGAGATGGACGAGGCGCGGGCCAACGCCCTGCTCGGCCAGCTCGGCGTGCTGGCCCTGGCCGACCGCACGTACGGGACCCTCTCCGAGGGCGAGCGGAAGCGGACCCAGATCGCCCGCGCGCTGATGACCGACCCGGAGCTGCTGCTGCTCGACGAGCCGGCGGCCGGGCTCGACCTCGGCGGCCGGGAGGACCTGGTGGCCCGGCTCGCCGGCCTGGCCCACGACCCGGACGCTCCGGCGCTGGTGCTGGTCACGCACCACGTGGAGGAGATCCCGCCCGGCTTCAGTCACGCCCTGCTGCTCCGCGAGGGTGGCGTCGTGGCGCAGGGGCCGCTCACCGAGACGGTCACCGGCGAATACCTCTCGAAGACCTTCGGGCTGCCGCTGGTGGTCGAGCGCTCCGGCGACCGCTTCACCGCCCGCGCCGCCTGA
- a CDS encoding YccF domain-containing protein codes for MVRFVLNLLWLIFGSGIALAIGYGIAALICFVLVVTIPFGVAALRLAYYSLWPFGRTLVAKPGAGLGSGLANVLWMVLAGWWLALAHIVAGIALCVTIIGIPFGIANFKLVPAAFWPLGREVVEVDDLRRPAATSVPAA; via the coding sequence ATGGTGCGATTCGTCCTCAACCTGCTCTGGCTGATCTTCGGTAGCGGCATCGCCCTCGCCATCGGGTACGGGATCGCGGCCCTGATCTGCTTCGTGCTGGTCGTGACCATCCCGTTCGGAGTCGCCGCGCTGCGGCTGGCGTACTACTCGCTCTGGCCGTTCGGCCGGACCCTGGTGGCGAAGCCCGGCGCCGGGCTCGGGTCGGGGCTGGCCAACGTGCTCTGGATGGTGCTGGCCGGCTGGTGGCTGGCGCTGGCGCACATCGTCGCCGGGATCGCGCTCTGCGTGACGATCATCGGCATCCCGTTCGGCATCGCCAACTTCAAGCTGGTCCCGGCGGCGTTCTGGCCGCTCGGCCGGGAGGTGGTGGAGGTCGACGACCTCCGACGCCCGGCGGCGACATCGGTCCCGGCAGCCTGA
- a CDS encoding carbohydrate ABC transporter permease produces the protein MTTLAERPDVERTGQGNRSGRRRSDRTTVYLLLLPSLLPVLVLSVFPLLRGIYLGFTDARAGRNVEVSFTGLANYRELLGDSLFWSSFRIGLLWAFAVTVLQFLLALGLALLLDQRLRFRGVARVLAVVPWAMPPVVVGILWRLVYHPDAGLLNEFLHRIGADGLRTTWLGDFNTALPAVIIVGVWAGMPQTTVVLLAALQGVPRELHEAAAMDGAGAWQRFRNVTLPSLMPVIVAITSLDFIWNFNSFGLVYVLTAGGPGGRTMLPMLFAYEEAFRYGNYGYAAALGNVMVVIVVALLAVYLRRRLREAN, from the coding sequence GTGACCACGCTGGCCGAGCGACCCGACGTCGAGCGGACCGGACAGGGCAACCGCTCCGGGCGTCGCCGCTCCGACCGGACCACCGTCTACCTGCTACTGCTCCCGTCCCTGCTGCCGGTACTGGTGCTGTCGGTCTTCCCGCTGCTGCGCGGCATCTACCTCGGCTTCACCGACGCCCGGGCCGGCCGGAACGTCGAGGTCAGCTTCACCGGCCTGGCGAACTACCGGGAACTGCTCGGCGACAGCCTGTTCTGGAGTTCGTTCCGGATCGGCCTGCTCTGGGCGTTCGCGGTGACGGTGCTCCAGTTCCTGCTCGCCCTCGGGCTGGCCCTGCTGCTCGACCAGCGGCTGCGGTTCCGGGGCGTGGCCCGGGTGCTCGCCGTCGTGCCCTGGGCGATGCCACCGGTGGTGGTCGGCATCCTGTGGCGGCTGGTCTACCACCCGGATGCCGGGCTGCTCAACGAGTTCCTGCACCGGATCGGCGCGGACGGGCTCCGGACCACCTGGCTCGGCGACTTCAACACCGCCCTGCCAGCGGTGATCATCGTCGGGGTCTGGGCCGGCATGCCGCAGACCACCGTCGTACTCCTGGCGGCGTTGCAGGGCGTGCCGCGCGAGCTGCACGAGGCGGCCGCGATGGACGGAGCCGGCGCGTGGCAGCGGTTCCGCAACGTCACGCTCCCCTCGCTGATGCCGGTGATCGTGGCGATCACCTCGCTGGACTTCATCTGGAACTTCAACTCGTTCGGCCTGGTCTACGTGCTCACCGCCGGTGGGCCGGGCGGCCGCACCATGCTGCCGATGCTCTTCGCCTACGAGGAGGCGTTCCGGTACGGCAACTACGGCTACGCGGCGGCGCTCGGCAACGTGATGGTGGTGATCGTCGTGGCGTTGCTCGCGGTGTACCTGCGGCGCCGGCTACGGGAGGCGAACTGA
- a CDS encoding YciI family protein, translating to MQQYLLSIYQGDGEPPGPEILDPIMENLAALNQEMKAAGAWVFAAGLHPASTATVLRHHDGEVLMTDGPYTEGKEHLGGFTVIQAPDLDAALEWGGKLARAIGLLPIEVRPLADEAESCDPPRA from the coding sequence ATGCAGCAGTACCTGCTCAGCATCTACCAGGGCGACGGCGAGCCCCCGGGTCCGGAGATCCTGGACCCGATCATGGAGAACCTGGCCGCCCTGAACCAGGAGATGAAGGCCGCCGGAGCGTGGGTCTTCGCCGCCGGACTGCACCCGGCGAGCACCGCGACCGTGCTCCGGCACCACGACGGCGAGGTGCTGATGACCGACGGGCCGTACACCGAGGGCAAGGAGCACCTCGGCGGGTTCACCGTCATCCAGGCCCCGGACCTCGACGCCGCGCTGGAGTGGGGCGGCAAGCTGGCCCGGGCGATCGGTCTGCTGCCGATCGAGGTACGGCCACTGGCCGACGAGGCCGAGAGCTGCGATCCGCCCCGTGCCTGA
- a CDS encoding ribokinase: MSRPRVVVMGSANMDLVVTTGALPKPGETVFGTDFVMVAGGKGANQAIAATRAGADGALLGAIGSDSFGVTLKARISAAGVDTERVRVVYGASGVAVVTVDAEGENTIVVTPAANSAFVGLTESELTAVREADVLVAQLEIPVGTVTEAARAARSAGTRVVLNAAPAQPVPVELLDAVDLLVVNEAEARAITGCGQENPAALLDVVPRAVLTLGRHGAWYGDRDGTAVHVPAVKVDLVDSTAAGDAFTGALAVAWGEGRELVDAVRWASAAGAACARRLGASVALPLRAEIDALYVPAG; the protein is encoded by the coding sequence GTGAGCCGGCCACGGGTCGTAGTCATGGGCAGCGCCAACATGGATCTGGTGGTCACCACCGGCGCCCTGCCGAAGCCCGGCGAGACCGTCTTCGGCACCGACTTCGTGATGGTGGCCGGGGGCAAGGGCGCCAACCAGGCGATCGCGGCCACCCGGGCCGGCGCCGACGGGGCGCTGCTCGGCGCGATCGGCTCGGATTCGTTCGGCGTGACGCTCAAGGCCCGGATCTCGGCCGCCGGGGTGGACACTGAACGGGTCCGGGTGGTCTACGGCGCCTCCGGGGTGGCGGTCGTCACCGTGGACGCCGAGGGTGAGAACACGATCGTGGTCACCCCGGCCGCCAACTCGGCGTTCGTCGGACTGACCGAGAGCGAGCTGACCGCCGTACGCGAGGCGGACGTGCTGGTCGCGCAGTTGGAGATCCCGGTCGGCACGGTGACCGAGGCGGCCCGGGCGGCCCGGTCCGCCGGTACCCGGGTGGTGCTGAACGCGGCACCCGCCCAGCCGGTACCGGTCGAGCTGCTGGACGCCGTCGACCTGCTGGTGGTCAACGAGGCCGAGGCGCGGGCGATCACCGGGTGCGGGCAGGAGAATCCGGCGGCGCTGCTCGACGTGGTGCCCCGGGCGGTGCTCACCCTCGGCCGGCACGGTGCCTGGTACGGCGACCGCGACGGCACCGCCGTGCACGTACCCGCGGTCAAGGTGGACCTGGTCGACTCCACGGCCGCCGGTGACGCCTTCACCGGCGCCCTGGCGGTGGCCTGGGGCGAGGGCCGGGAGCTGGTCGACGCGGTGCGCTGGGCGAGCGCCGCCGGTGCCGCCTGTGCGCGCCGGCTCGGTGCCTCGGTCGCGTTGCCGCTGCGGGCCGAGATCGACGCCCTGTACGTCCCCGCGGGTTGA
- a CDS encoding sugar ABC transporter substrate-binding protein, with translation MLDRVFRRRVSRRVAAAALAGVVGLGALAACGGGSGDDESSGPAKLRFLSLAWQKESLQANRDLVAKWNAEHPDIQVEYVQGDWNSVHDQLLTAFEGGDAPDIVHYEAASIGEFSKQGYLADLSGLLSDDFKGQIDKGIWDTATFDGKVTGVPFLLESQVVIANKKLLDAAGVAVPPADGGWSWDEFQANAQKLTGPGRYGVAWALKSPTNRVMNLALNFDGKYFYTDGGRTEVRIGEAEKEVPRRIHDMLYSTRTASPEALGMSGADTLPGFFAGKYAMIPGSVSLRQQMVEQAPAGFEWVTIPPVKGVSANQAANPQTLSIAADSAHQKQAAQFLEYFLNPTNMAALAKGDWLVPTGKQANEELVKATGGKQGWDVAADSAKDLTVAPFQMVDGYPEWKLKYATPALQQYFANKITLDQLGTQLVDGGKQVLR, from the coding sequence GTGCTCGACAGAGTTTTCCGACGAAGAGTTTCCCGGCGGGTCGCCGCCGCCGCGCTGGCCGGCGTCGTCGGACTCGGCGCGCTCGCCGCGTGCGGCGGCGGGAGCGGAGACGACGAGAGTTCCGGCCCGGCCAAGCTGCGCTTCCTCAGCCTGGCCTGGCAGAAGGAGTCGCTCCAGGCCAACCGGGACCTGGTCGCCAAGTGGAACGCCGAACACCCGGACATCCAGGTCGAGTACGTCCAGGGCGACTGGAACTCGGTACACGACCAGTTGCTGACCGCCTTCGAGGGCGGCGACGCCCCGGACATCGTGCACTACGAGGCGGCGTCGATCGGCGAGTTCAGCAAGCAGGGCTACCTGGCCGACCTCTCCGGCCTGCTCTCCGACGACTTCAAGGGTCAGATCGACAAGGGGATCTGGGACACCGCGACCTTCGACGGCAAGGTGACCGGCGTCCCGTTCCTGCTGGAGTCGCAGGTGGTGATCGCCAACAAGAAGCTGCTGGACGCGGCCGGCGTCGCGGTGCCGCCCGCCGACGGCGGCTGGAGCTGGGACGAGTTCCAGGCCAACGCGCAGAAGCTGACCGGTCCCGGCAGGTACGGCGTCGCCTGGGCGCTGAAGTCGCCGACGAACCGGGTGATGAACCTGGCGCTCAACTTCGACGGCAAGTACTTCTACACCGACGGCGGCAGGACCGAGGTGCGGATCGGGGAGGCCGAGAAGGAGGTGCCGCGGCGGATCCACGACATGCTCTACAGCACTAGGACCGCCTCGCCGGAGGCGCTGGGGATGAGCGGCGCCGACACCCTGCCCGGCTTCTTCGCCGGCAAGTACGCGATGATTCCCGGCTCGGTCTCGCTGCGCCAGCAGATGGTCGAGCAGGCGCCGGCCGGCTTCGAGTGGGTGACGATCCCGCCGGTGAAGGGTGTCTCGGCCAACCAGGCCGCCAACCCGCAGACCCTCTCGATCGCGGCCGACTCGGCGCACCAGAAGCAGGCGGCGCAGTTCCTGGAGTACTTCCTCAACCCGACCAACATGGCCGCGCTGGCCAAGGGCGACTGGCTGGTGCCGACCGGGAAGCAGGCGAACGAGGAGCTGGTCAAGGCGACCGGCGGCAAGCAGGGCTGGGACGTCGCGGCGGACAGCGCCAAGGACCTGACGGTGGCGCCGTTCCAGATGGTCGACGGCTATCCGGAGTGGAAGCTGAAGTACGCCACCCCGGCCCTCCAGCAGTACTTCGCCAACAAGATCACGCTCGACCAGCTCGGTACGCAGCTCGTCGACGGTGGGAAGCAGGTCCTGAGGTAA
- a CDS encoding LacI family DNA-binding transcriptional regulator: MGRKRLQPAADGRPTVHTVAARAGVSIASASRVLNGVGGSAETVRRVREAAAEVGYVPNAIARSLQAQRTGLVALAVADIGNPVYVAMMRAIEAVVASSGRQLLVHATGGEIDSETDLLRRLANRYVDGMIMSPIRITDRHLDAIVVSPVPVVVVGQLPDDAPVDNVRTDSRAGVALAVDHLVAAGRQRIGFVNGPLDTVPGAARDAGFRAALASHGIPVDERLIEVGDFQYAAGREAATRLFARAEPDALLCANDLIAVGALHALLTAGRRVPEDVALVGMDDTELAQMAFPQLSSVSLGSADRGRRAAELLLERVADPSLPPRREHVAPSLAVRASSTVGGPARSGPPPAPRPATGPASRPSTAPADGTLEVTP, from the coding sequence ATGGGTCGTAAACGTTTACAGCCCGCCGCCGACGGCCGGCCGACCGTGCACACCGTGGCGGCCCGGGCCGGCGTCTCGATCGCCTCGGCCTCGCGCGTCCTGAACGGCGTCGGCGGCAGCGCCGAGACGGTCCGCCGGGTCCGCGAGGCGGCGGCCGAGGTCGGCTACGTGCCGAACGCCATCGCCCGGTCCCTCCAGGCCCAGCGCACCGGCTTGGTCGCGCTCGCCGTCGCGGACATCGGCAACCCGGTCTACGTGGCGATGATGCGGGCCATCGAGGCCGTCGTCGCCTCCTCCGGCCGGCAACTCCTGGTGCACGCCACCGGTGGCGAGATCGACAGCGAGACCGACCTGCTGCGCCGGCTCGCCAACCGCTACGTGGACGGCATGATCATGTCCCCGATCCGGATCACCGACCGCCACCTCGACGCGATCGTGGTCAGCCCGGTCCCGGTCGTCGTGGTCGGACAGTTGCCCGACGACGCGCCGGTGGACAACGTCCGGACCGACTCGCGGGCCGGCGTGGCGCTCGCCGTCGACCACCTGGTCGCGGCCGGGCGGCAGCGGATCGGCTTCGTCAACGGCCCGCTGGACACGGTGCCGGGCGCGGCCCGGGACGCCGGCTTCCGCGCCGCGCTGGCCAGCCACGGCATCCCGGTCGACGAGCGGCTGATCGAGGTCGGCGACTTCCAGTACGCCGCCGGCCGGGAGGCCGCGACCCGGCTCTTCGCCCGGGCCGAGCCCGACGCGCTGCTCTGCGCCAACGACCTGATCGCGGTCGGTGCGCTGCACGCGCTGCTCACCGCAGGGCGCCGGGTGCCCGAGGACGTGGCGCTGGTCGGCATGGACGACACCGAACTGGCGCAGATGGCCTTTCCGCAGCTCTCCAGCGTCTCGCTGGGCTCCGCCGACCGGGGACGGCGGGCGGCCGAACTCCTGCTGGAGCGGGTCGCCGACCCCAGCCTGCCGCCCCGGCGCGAACACGTCGCCCCGAGCCTGGCGGTACGCGCCTCCAGTACCGTCGGCGGCCCGGCCCGAAGCGGCCCGCCACCGGCCCCGAGGCCCGCGACCGGCCCGGCGAGCCGCCCCTCGACGGCTCCGGCCGACGGCACCCTGGAAGTGACCCCGTGA
- a CDS encoding RNA polymerase sigma factor — MIRVLGDIDAAEDAVQDAFATAIRRWPVEGTPPSPAGWIITTARNRAIDQLRRESTRADRHAQAALLHTPDEPAPYAGSGPDEEGPVRDERLRLIFTCCHPALAPAARVALTLRLLGGLSTAQIAHAFLVPEPTMAQRLVRAKGKIRAARIPYRVPAEADLPDRLQAVLAVLYLVFNEGHTASSGDRLDRPDLAVEAIRLGRLLAELMPDEPEVLGLLALMLLVESRRPSRTGPDGGLVRLAEQDRSRWDRRLVAEGQALVRRCLRRDRPGPYQIQAAINAVHSDAATAAETDWAQILQLYDHLLAIAPSPVVALNRAVALAEVAGPAAALALVDDLDLGGYHVFHAVRADLLRRLGRTAEAALAYDAAAALTRNAVEQDFLRRSRRALPGTA; from the coding sequence CTGATCCGCGTCCTCGGCGACATCGACGCCGCCGAGGACGCGGTGCAGGACGCCTTCGCCACCGCGATCCGGCGCTGGCCGGTCGAGGGCACACCGCCGAGCCCGGCCGGCTGGATCATCACCACCGCCCGGAACCGGGCGATCGACCAGCTCCGCCGCGAGTCCACCCGGGCCGACCGGCACGCCCAGGCCGCCCTGCTGCACACCCCCGACGAACCGGCCCCGTACGCCGGGAGCGGGCCGGACGAGGAGGGACCCGTGCGGGACGAGCGGCTACGCCTGATCTTCACCTGCTGCCACCCGGCACTCGCCCCCGCCGCCCGGGTCGCCCTGACCCTGCGCCTGCTGGGTGGACTGAGCACCGCGCAGATCGCGCACGCCTTCCTGGTCCCCGAGCCGACCATGGCGCAACGCCTGGTACGCGCCAAGGGCAAGATCCGGGCCGCCCGCATCCCGTACCGGGTGCCGGCCGAGGCCGACCTGCCGGACCGGCTCCAGGCCGTACTCGCCGTGCTGTACCTGGTCTTCAACGAGGGCCACACCGCCAGCTCCGGCGACCGGCTCGACCGCCCGGACCTCGCCGTCGAGGCGATCCGCCTCGGCCGGCTGCTCGCCGAACTCATGCCCGACGAGCCCGAGGTACTCGGGCTGCTCGCCCTGATGCTGCTGGTCGAGTCGCGCCGGCCGAGCAGGACCGGTCCGGACGGCGGGCTGGTACGCCTGGCCGAGCAGGACCGCAGCCGCTGGGACCGGCGGCTCGTGGCCGAGGGGCAGGCGCTGGTCCGGCGCTGCCTACGCCGCGACCGACCGGGGCCGTACCAGATCCAGGCGGCGATCAACGCGGTGCACAGCGACGCGGCGACCGCCGCCGAGACGGACTGGGCGCAGATCCTCCAGCTCTACGACCACCTGCTGGCGATCGCCCCGAGCCCGGTCGTGGCGCTGAACCGCGCGGTCGCGCTCGCCGAGGTCGCCGGGCCGGCCGCCGCGCTGGCCCTGGTCGACGACCTGGATCTCGGCGGCTACCACGTGTTCCACGCCGTCCGGGCCGACCTGCTGCGCCGGCTCGGCCGTACCGCCGAGGCCGCCCTCGCCTACGACGCCGCCGCAGCGCTGACCCGCAACGCGGTCGAGCAGGACTTCCTGCGCCGCAGCCGCCGGGCGCTGCCCGGCACCGCCTGA
- a CDS encoding ADP-ribosylglycohydrolase family protein — translation MEHLLDKSVGCLVGAAVGDALGGATETALPEQIRARYGDWVRGVAPPFHADWATARPLAPYHKGDGHITDDTLMTHALVRAYASKRDHLDAYDVAELLVPDLLERVVYIPDLEREGVTFHRLAAAERWLVTRLHHAHADPREGGVGNIVNCGAAMYMAPVGIVNAGDPAGAYAEAVEIAGAHQHSYGREAAAVLAAAVAAAMAPGAGVHDVLAAVLDLARDGTRAAIAAVVKEAEGYADWRDAIAPLRAAVAPYDTVGEEYRNPGLGARRPSRLHAIEELPVALGMLVVARGDFREAVLGAVNYGRDADSTATMAGAIAGALGGAAAVPAEWSATVAEASRTDLVAPAKELAEVAAEVFARDRERFTRRAERFAGLS, via the coding sequence ATGGAACACTTGCTCGACAAATCGGTCGGCTGCCTGGTCGGCGCCGCGGTGGGCGACGCCCTCGGCGGGGCCACCGAAACGGCGCTGCCCGAGCAGATCCGGGCCCGGTACGGCGACTGGGTGCGGGGCGTCGCACCGCCGTTCCACGCCGACTGGGCCACCGCGCGGCCACTCGCGCCGTACCACAAGGGCGACGGGCACATCACCGACGACACGTTGATGACCCACGCGCTGGTACGGGCGTACGCGAGCAAGCGCGACCACCTCGACGCGTACGACGTGGCGGAGCTGCTCGTGCCCGACCTGCTCGAGCGGGTGGTCTACATCCCGGACCTGGAGCGGGAGGGGGTGACCTTCCACCGCCTCGCCGCCGCCGAGCGGTGGCTGGTCACCCGCCTGCACCACGCGCACGCCGACCCGAGGGAGGGCGGCGTCGGCAACATCGTCAACTGCGGCGCGGCGATGTACATGGCCCCGGTGGGGATCGTGAACGCGGGCGACCCGGCCGGTGCGTACGCCGAGGCGGTGGAGATCGCCGGGGCGCACCAGCACAGCTACGGCCGGGAGGCGGCGGCGGTGCTGGCCGCGGCGGTGGCGGCGGCGATGGCCCCCGGCGCGGGCGTGCACGACGTGCTGGCCGCGGTGCTCGACCTGGCCCGGGACGGCACCCGGGCGGCGATCGCCGCCGTGGTGAAGGAGGCCGAGGGGTACGCCGACTGGCGCGACGCCATCGCACCGCTGCGCGCCGCGGTCGCCCCGTACGACACGGTCGGCGAGGAGTACCGCAACCCGGGGCTGGGTGCGCGGCGGCCCAGCCGGCTGCACGCGATCGAGGAGTTGCCGGTGGCCCTCGGCATGCTGGTGGTGGCCCGGGGTGACTTCCGCGAGGCGGTGCTCGGCGCGGTCAACTACGGCCGGGACGCCGACTCCACCGCCACCATGGCCGGGGCGATCGCCGGGGCGCTCGGCGGCGCGGCGGCGGTCCCGGCCGAGTGGTCGGCGACGGTCGCGGAGGCGTCCCGGACCGACCTGGTCGCACCGGCGAAGGAGCTGGCCGAGGTGGCGGCGGAGGTCTTCGCGCGGGACCGCGAGCGGTTCACCCGGCGCGCCGAGCGGTTCGCCGGACTGTCATGA
- a CDS encoding carbohydrate ABC transporter permease, which produces MARNNTAARRRTRVGRGLQYLALSAYLVFLAFPLVWLLSTSFKPPRELVRLHPTLIPESPTLANFVQAFTEQELGRAAWNSIQVSLASALLTVLIATPASYALARFRTRLGTVALGWVLLSQLFPFVLLIIPIFLVLRQAGLANTHAGLVLIYVVWALPFALWMLQGFVRNIPRELEEAASVDGANRLQTLRRVIFPLLTPGLVATALFAFISAWNEFFFALVLIKTPELATLPVALARFVGIEGTARLGPLAAGSLLATLPSLVFFAVMQRRLASGSLAGAVKG; this is translated from the coding sequence ATGGCCCGGAACAACACGGCCGCCAGGCGGCGTACCCGGGTCGGCCGGGGACTGCAATACCTGGCCCTCTCGGCGTACCTGGTCTTCCTGGCGTTCCCGCTGGTGTGGCTCCTCTCCACCTCGTTCAAGCCACCCCGTGAACTGGTCAGGCTGCACCCGACGCTGATACCGGAGAGCCCGACGCTGGCCAACTTCGTGCAGGCGTTCACCGAACAGGAACTGGGCCGGGCGGCCTGGAACAGCATCCAGGTGTCGCTCGCCTCGGCCCTGCTCACCGTGCTGATCGCGACCCCGGCGTCGTACGCGCTGGCGCGTTTCCGGACCCGGCTGGGCACCGTCGCGCTGGGCTGGGTACTCCTCTCCCAGCTCTTCCCGTTCGTCCTGCTGATCATCCCGATCTTCCTGGTACTCCGGCAGGCCGGACTGGCCAACACGCACGCCGGGCTGGTGCTGATCTACGTGGTCTGGGCGCTGCCGTTCGCGCTCTGGATGCTCCAGGGCTTCGTCCGCAACATTCCGCGTGAGCTGGAGGAGGCGGCCTCGGTCGACGGCGCCAACCGGCTCCAGACGCTGCGCCGGGTGATCTTCCCGTTGCTCACCCCGGGCCTGGTCGCCACCGCGCTGTTCGCGTTCATCTCCGCCTGGAACGAGTTCTTCTTCGCCCTGGTGCTGATCAAGACTCCGGAGCTGGCGACCCTGCCGGTCGCGCTGGCCCGGTTCGTCGGCATCGAGGGCACCGCCCGGCTCGGGCCGCTGGCGGCCGGCTCGCTGCTGGCCACCCTCCCCAGCCTGGTCTTCTTCGCCGTCATGCAGCGCCGGCTGGCCTCCGGGTCGCTCGCCGGAGCCGTCAAGGGATAA
- a CDS encoding LLM class flavin-dependent oxidoreductase — MGQMPIGVMYRCDTAPEQLPAYARLVERLGYDELWVVEDCFFGGAVSSAAVAAAVTDRLRIGIGILPAAFRNPALAAMELANLARLFPGRILPGFGHGMPEWVRQVGADHPSPLAVLGETVAAVRALLAGERVTVAGRHARLHEVELEFPPEQLPPISTGVRAERSLRLSGRVADGTILAEGASPAYVRWARGLIDEGRREAGRTDDHRLTVYAHLDFDEGRASARREFAAQLAGGWVLPPADADLADEITAMLAGSSGVETLAAALPEHYLDRFTSAGSAEQCATAVTRLREASADAVVFVPPRDAQLAVAQITLAAETLLPMVRAATTTATTTTAEARTR, encoded by the coding sequence ATGGGACAGATGCCGATCGGAGTGATGTACCGCTGTGACACCGCCCCGGAGCAGCTTCCGGCGTACGCCCGGCTGGTGGAGCGGCTGGGCTACGACGAGCTGTGGGTGGTCGAGGACTGCTTCTTCGGCGGAGCCGTCTCCAGCGCCGCCGTCGCCGCGGCGGTGACCGACCGACTCAGGATCGGCATCGGGATCCTGCCGGCGGCGTTCCGCAATCCCGCGCTGGCCGCGATGGAGCTGGCCAACCTCGCCCGGCTCTTTCCCGGCCGGATCCTGCCCGGGTTCGGGCACGGGATGCCGGAGTGGGTCCGGCAGGTCGGTGCCGACCACCCGTCGCCGCTGGCGGTGCTCGGCGAGACCGTGGCGGCGGTACGCGCCCTGCTGGCCGGGGAACGGGTCACCGTCGCCGGCCGGCATGCCCGGCTGCACGAGGTCGAGTTGGAGTTCCCGCCGGAGCAGCTGCCGCCGATCTCGACCGGCGTACGCGCCGAGAGGTCGCTGCGGCTCTCCGGCCGGGTGGCGGACGGCACGATCCTGGCCGAGGGCGCCAGTCCGGCGTACGTGCGCTGGGCCCGGGGGCTGATCGACGAGGGGCGCCGGGAGGCCGGCCGTACCGACGACCACCGGCTCACCGTCTACGCCCACCTGGACTTCGACGAGGGCCGGGCCAGCGCGCGCCGCGAGTTCGCCGCCCAGCTCGCCGGCGGCTGGGTGCTGCCACCGGCCGACGCGGACCTGGCCGACGAGATCACCGCCATGCTGGCCGGGTCGTCCGGCGTCGAAACGCTGGCGGCGGCCCTGCCCGAGCACTATCTCGACCGGTTCACCTCGGCCGGCAGCGCCGAGCAGTGCGCGACGGCGGTGACCCGGCTGCGGGAGGCGAGCGCCGACGCGGTGGTCTTCGTGCCACCCCGGGACGCCCAGTTGGCGGTCGCCCAGATCACCCTGGCGGCCGAGACGCTGCTGCCGATGGTCCGCGCCGCGACCACGACCGCGACCACGACCACCGCCGAGGCTCGCACCCGCTGA